From Ascochyta rabiei chromosome 12, complete sequence, the proteins below share one genomic window:
- a CDS encoding Cellulase, whose translation MLFSNILAAAALVSTAFAAPSNKETRANRKLKWFGINESGAEFGEKNIPGVYNKDYTWYDTKTIDQFISQGLNVFRLNFLMERLTPNTLTGAFDKAYLGNLTQQVNYITSKGAYVMIQPHNYGRFNGNVITDTAGFKTWWKNVAAQYKSNALVIFDTNNEYHDMDQTLVFNLNQASIDGIRAAGATKQYITPEGNSWTGAWTWISSGNGASLVKLKDPQNKLVYQMHQYLDTDGSGTSANCVSATIFKERLQAATKWLKDNKKQGFIGEFAGGNNAQCIAALQDGLAYLGKNSDVWVGAAWWAAGPWWADYIFSMEPTTGIAWVNILPKIKSYFMS comes from the exons ATGCTTTTTAGCAACATCCTTGCGGCGGCCGCTCTGGTCAGCACCGCCTTCGCTGCTCCATCCAACAAGGAGACACGCGCAAACCGAAAGTTGAAATGGTTCGGTATCAACGAGTCGGGTGCTGAGTTCGGCGAGAAGAACATCCCCGGTGTCTACAACAAGGACTACACCTGGTACGATACCAAGACCATCGACCAGTTCATCAGCCAGGGCTTGAACGTGTTCCGTCTCAACTTCT TGATGGAGCGCCTCACTCCCAACACTCTGACCGGTGCTTTCGATAAAGCCTACCTTGGCAACCTCACTCAGCAGGTCAACTACATCACCTCCAAGGGTGCCTACGTTATGATCCAGCCGCACAACTACGGCCGCTTCAACGGCAACGTCATCACCGACACCGCTGGTTTCAAGACATGGTGGAAGAACGTCGCCGCGCAGTACAAGAGCAATGCGCTGGTCATCTTTGACACCAACAACGAGTACCACGACATGGATCAGACACTTGTCTTCAATTTGAACCAGGCCTCCATCGACGGCATCCGCGCTGCTGGCGCCACGAAGCAGTACATTACCCCCGAGGGCAACTCGTGGACTGGCGCCTGGACCTGGATTTCGTCTGGTAACGGCGCGTCCCTCGTTAAACTCAAGGATCCACAGAACAAGCTCGTCTATCAGATGCACCAGTACCTTGACACCGACGGCTCTGGTACGTCTGCCAATTGTGTCTCAGCCACGATCTTCAAGGAGCGTCTTCAGGCTGCGACCAAGTGGCTCAAGGACAACAAAAAGCAGGGTTTCATTGGAGAATTTGCGGGTGGCAACAACGCTCAGTGCATTGCGGCTCTTCAGGACGGTCTTGCCTACCTTGGCAAGAACTCTGATGTCTGGGTTGGAGCCGCGTGGTGGGCAGCCGGTCCATGGTGGGCTGATTACATCTTCAGCATGGAGCCTACGACTGGTATTGCGTGGGTCAACATTCTTCCCAAGATCAAGAGCTACTTCATGTCTTAG